The following DNA comes from Cystobacter fuscus DSM 2262.
AGCCGCCCCCCGCGATTCCCAGCAGGCCCAACAGAACCAGTCGCCTCATGTCGTGACGTCTCCTTGCACCCCGTCAGCGACGGGGGATCGCACCACGCCGGTGCTCTGCGCCCTACGGTCGGGCCGGGCCTCACCAACGGCGGATGCGCCGGACCCATTCCTGGGGCAACAGGCTAGGCCGTCTACTCGCCCGGCGATAGGGCCCCCCGGGTGTGGGGGTGGGCTCCTCAGCGCGAGGCGGGCTCGATTCCGAACAACCGCTCCACGTGGCGCGAGTACTCGGCGAGTTGCCGCTCGACGTCCTCGGGGCTCCAGCCCAGCAGGGGGGCCATGTCGGCGGCGGCGACGCGGGCGGCGGCGCGGCCGAGGTCGCGCGTCTCGAAGGCCAGCTTGAGGCGGCGCACGAGCAGATCATCCAGGGAGTGGACGAACTCGTGGGTGACGCCGTGGACGGCCTCGGCGCGCAGGTAGGGCAGACCGGGGGCAAGCGGCTCTGCGAGCGCGGGCCGCTCGCGGGTGAGGGCCCAGGGCAGACGCCAGCGGTTGCCGTAGGCGCGCACGAGGTGGAGGGCGACGTCGTCCCGGCCCACCTCGGCGCGCGCGGCGGCGAGCTCCGCGTCGAACGAGGCGAAGTCCCCGCCGGGCAGCGCGAGCGAGCCGGTGCGGGCCTTCTGGTGGGGCACGCCGAGCTGCTTCTCGACGGCGTTGACCATGTCGCTCGCCATGACGCGGTAGGTGGTGAGCTTGCCGCCGGAGATGGCGAGCACGCCCGAGGGGCTCGCGTGGATGGCGTGTTCGCGGCTGGCGCTGTTGGCGTCACCGGAGCCGGAGTAGGCGCTCGCCACGAGCGGGCGGATGCCGGCCCAGGCGCTCACGACGTCCTCGCGCACCAGGCGGGCCTCGGGGAAGAGGCCGTTGGCGGAGGCGAGCAGGTAGTCCAGATCGGACACGCTGGCGCGCACCTCGGCGGGATGGGACTGGGTGGGGGTCTCGGTGGTGCCGATGATGGTGTGGGTCGCGGCGGGGAGGATGAACATCACCCGGCCGTCCACGGGGGACAGGAGGGTGATGGCGGTATCGGGGGGCGTGGGCAGGCGCTCACGGGGCACGGCGATGTGCACGCCCTTGGAGCCGCGCACGGCGGGCGAGCCATCCTGGGCGTCGTCGAGCTTGCGGATCTCATCGCTCCAGGGGCCGGTGGCGCTGACGACGGCGCGGGCGCGCACGGTGTGCTCCTGGCCGGTGAGCGTGTCGACGACGGTGGCGCCCTGGGCCTTGCCGTTCTCCAGGAGGAGCGCGCGCACGGAGGCGTGGTTGAGGATGACGGCGCCAGCCTCGGAGGCGGCGAGCACGTTGGCGAGCGTGAGCCGGGCATCGTCGGTGGCGGCGTCGTAGTAGCGGGCGCCGCCGGTGAGGCCCTCGGAGCGGATGCCCGGGAAGGTGTCGGAGACCTGGCGCGGGTTGAGCAGGCGCGAGTTGCGCACGTTGCGGAAGAGCGCGAGGGCGTCATAGAGCTTGAGGCCGGCGGCGAGCTTCCAGCGCTTCAGGCGGGCGCCCTTGTAGACGGGCCAGACGAAGGCCAGGGGACGCACCAGGTGGGGCGCGAGCCGCAGCAGCCGGTAGCGCTCGATGCTGGATTCGAAGACGAGACCGAGGTGGCCATGCTCCAGGTAGCGCACGCCGCCGTGGACGAGGCGCGAGGAGCGGCTGGAGGTGCCGGAAGCGAAGTCCTCGCGCTCCACGAGCGCCACGCGCAAGCCCCGCAGGGCCGCGTCGCGAGCGATGCCGCAGCCGGTGATGCCGCCGCCGATGACGAGAACATCGAAGACCTGGGCCGCCAGGGCGAGCAGGCGCTCGGAGCGAGGAGCGGGCGGACGGGGGGCGGGCAGGGAGACGAGCGACTGGACCTCTTGGCGGGAGAAGGGAACCAGGGCACTCGGGGCGGCGGATTCAGGAGTCACGGAGGGAGTCTAGCGGCGAAGGGGAGTGGGTGGCAGTGGGAACGAAACGCGGCGCGTCAAGGGGGTAACGAAGGAGCGACGAAGAGACAACGGAGGGCGGGAGGGTGAGGAGCAACGGACACTGCACCGGCGGGGAGCGTCGGGGAGTGTCGTGCGGACGAGGGGGAGAGGTGCCTGGAAGGCGGGGCATGAATACCTCCACCACTGGAGCGCGAAGTGGGGAGGTGGCGCGTGAGCACGTTGACGTACGAGCGCAGCGGGAGGACGAACACGGGGGCGCAGGCGGTCCGGATCGAGGGCATGAGGAACCTGCGCGTCCTGGTGCAGGGGGAGACGGTGCTGGAGCGAGCGCTGACGGTGGAGGAGCAGGGGCGCCTGGGCCCGCTGGTGGAGGAAGCCAGACGCCAACCGGCACCGGTCATCGTGCTGCCCACCCCGGGAGGCCCGACGGGGATGGCGGTGAGTCTGGCGTTCGAGGGGGAGGAAGCACCGCGGGTGAGAGCGGGGGCCCATCCCGGGCAACCCCTACGAGGAGTGGGCTCGCCCTACGACGCGTTGTTGGAGGATCTGGACGAGCTCCTGACGGAGGAGCTGCACACGCGCTCGCCGAGGCACGCCTACGCGGTGTTGCCCCACGAGTTGCGGCAACAGGAGTGAGGGAGGCCGTGACGGACGTCCCCCCGGAGGGCACCGGGGGAGGTCTGGCGGCCTGAGCGGCTGCTTTCCTGGGAAGGAAGACAGGGAGCGGAGGGAGCCGGGGTATGGGCGGCGCACGTCGGGTTGCCGGCGGCGAGCGACCATGCCAGAGAGACAGCATGAAGCGAGTGCGGTTCTCGGTCCACCGGACAGTGGGAGAGGCGAGACTTCGAGCAGGGTTGTTGTCGGGCTCGGGGTTCTCGGTCGAGGTGCGAGGAGAGGCCCTCTCGCCGCTGGGCGGGGAGATTCCCAACACGGAGACGTGGGTGGAGCTGTGGCTTCCGGAGGAGGAAGTCGCGCGCGCGAGGGAATTGGAAGCCGAGGTGGAGGAGGGCAAGGAGAAGGCGGAGCGGATCGTGGACTGTCCGCGCTGTGGAGAGGGCAGCCCGGGGAACTTCGAGCTGTGCTGGAACTGCGAGGAGGAACTGCCCGCCTCGCCGCGACCGCGACTCCGGGCGGTGTCCTGAGCAAGACCCCCCGGATACAGTGAAGCCCCTACCCTCGAGAGAACCCGTGTCGAACGAGCCACGCGCCGAAGAAGCCTGGGAGGACCCGGGCTCTCCCCGAGCCGAGAATCAGGACCGCGCCCGTCGCTTCGGGATGGATCCAGGCGTGCGCAAGGTGCTGCTCGTCTGCCTGGCGGCGCTGGTGTTGCACCTGTTGGTGCTGTTGTTGCCGAGGAACATGCCCGAGCAGGAGCTGGCGATCGCGCGAGCGATCCCCGATTCGGCGAAGCGGGTGGCGCTGTTGAAGCCGTTGAAGGAGCACCCGAAGGCCACGGGAGCGGACCTGCGGGAGGCGGCGGAGCTGCTGCGCGAGGGCTCGCCGATGGATGCCTACGAGCTGACGAAGGAGTCGGAGCGCAGGGAGCCCGGTTCAGTGGAGACGCAGCTGCTGATGGCGCGGATCTGCCATGGGCAGCGGATGAACCGGTGCGAGGAGGAAGCCCTCCGGAAGGCGGAGGAAGTGGCACCGGGGGATGGCCGATCGGCGTTGTTGCGAGCGGACTTCCGGGAGGCGGAGGGCGACCTCGCGGGGGCGCTGAAGTCGGTGGAGGAGGCGTACCACAAGGAGCCCGGGAGGAAGGGAGTGGGCGTGAGGTACGCGCGGCTGCTGAGCGCGGCACACCAGGGAGAAGCGGCCCTGGAAGTGCTCAGGACGCAGGGGGTGAACCTGGGGAAGGCCCGACTGTGGCTGGAGGAGGGCCTGGTGCGGGTGGACCAGGGGCGGCTCGAGGAAGCGCGGCAGCTCTTCTCGAGGGCGGTGGAGGCGGATCCGAAGCTGGTGATGGGGTACTACCACCTGGGCGTCACGGCCTTCCGGCTGGGGGACATCCAGGGAGCGGAGGACGCGTTGAGGATGGCGGACCGCCTGGACATGACGGACATGAAGGCCCTGTCGGCGCTGTGTGAGATTCAGCGCAGCACGGGGAGGACGGACGCGGTGACGGCGACGCGCATGGACCTCGAGCGCCGGTTTCCCGAGCGGTTGGACGCGGTGCGAACCGCCTGCATCACTCGCTGAGGACGGCGGCTCCTACTCCTCGGGGATGCCACGAATGCGCCGGAGCAACTGCGCGGCCGCCTTCACCTCGGCGTCCACGGAACCATCGGCGATCTCGGTTCGCACGACGGCCTGGAGGAAGGCCATCGCCTCCTCCTCACGGTGCTGCTCGACCAGGAGACTGCCGAGCGCCATGCGCACGCGGGTGAGCACGACCAGATCCTCGGCGAGCACCGCGGCGTCGATCGCATCACTCAAGGCGGACTCGGCGAGTTCGGGCCGGCCCCGCTCGAGAAGCTCACGAGCGCGCTGAAGGTGACGGGACGCATCCATGGAGGGGACTCCCAGAGACACGAGGAGGGACAACATGGCCGGGGCCGGGTTATCCCAGGGAACATGGACGACGAATCGCGAATCGTGGAGCTGGAGCTGCGCTACATGCAGCAGCAGGAGTTGCTGCAGGAACTGAGCGAGGTGCTGTACGCCCAGGGACGCGAGTTGGAAGGACTCCGGGTGGAGGTCGCCCTCATGAAGAAGAAGCTCGAGGGCGAGCCCGGCCTGGTGGATGCGCAGCGGCAGGAGAAGCCACCGCATTACTGAGCGGCGGCCCCTTCACCGGGCACGAGCCTACAACCGCCAGCCGACCCGCAGACCGACGTGGGGGCTGGGCGTGAGGTAGCCCACTTCGAGGCCGAAGGTGAACGAGCTGTTCTGGTAGCCGAAGCCAAAGGCGCCGTGGGCGCGAACGAAGTCGCCGCTGAAGCGCAGCCACGGGCCGACGAGCGCCTCCAGGTAGATGGGCGCGCCGCGGGGGCTGATGCGCAGATCCAGATCGATGGGGATACCGAACGACGTGGGACTGGTCGCCAGCATCGCGCCAAACCGGGCGCCAATGGACAGAGGCCCGATGAAGATGAAGTCCACCGCGCCGGTGATGTCGAAGAAGGGTCCGTGGTTGACGTGGTAATCGGCGCCGAGCGTCAGACGGAAGTCGGATCTCGCCTCGGATTGAG
Coding sequences within:
- a CDS encoding glycerol-3-phosphate dehydrogenase/oxidase translates to MVPFSRQEVQSLVSLPAPRPPAPRSERLLALAAQVFDVLVIGGGITGCGIARDAALRGLRVALVEREDFASGTSSRSSRLVHGGVRYLEHGHLGLVFESSIERYRLLRLAPHLVRPLAFVWPVYKGARLKRWKLAAGLKLYDALALFRNVRNSRLLNPRQVSDTFPGIRSEGLTGGARYYDAATDDARLTLANVLAASEAGAVILNHASVRALLLENGKAQGATVVDTLTGQEHTVRARAVVSATGPWSDEIRKLDDAQDGSPAVRGSKGVHIAVPRERLPTPPDTAITLLSPVDGRVMFILPAATHTIIGTTETPTQSHPAEVRASVSDLDYLLASANGLFPEARLVREDVVSAWAGIRPLVASAYSGSGDANSASREHAIHASPSGVLAISGGKLTTYRVMASDMVNAVEKQLGVPHQKARTGSLALPGGDFASFDAELAAARAEVGRDDVALHLVRAYGNRWRLPWALTRERPALAEPLAPGLPYLRAEAVHGVTHEFVHSLDDLLVRRLKLAFETRDLGRAAARVAAADMAPLLGWSPEDVERQLAEYSRHVERLFGIEPASR
- a CDS encoding tetratricopeptide repeat protein; this translates as MSNEPRAEEAWEDPGSPRAENQDRARRFGMDPGVRKVLLVCLAALVLHLLVLLLPRNMPEQELAIARAIPDSAKRVALLKPLKEHPKATGADLREAAELLREGSPMDAYELTKESERREPGSVETQLLMARICHGQRMNRCEEEALRKAEEVAPGDGRSALLRADFREAEGDLAGALKSVEEAYHKEPGRKGVGVRYARLLSAAHQGEAALEVLRTQGVNLGKARLWLEEGLVRVDQGRLEEARQLFSRAVEADPKLVMGYYHLGVTAFRLGDIQGAEDALRMADRLDMTDMKALSALCEIQRSTGRTDAVTATRMDLERRFPERLDAVRTACITR
- a CDS encoding SlyX family protein, with product MDDESRIVELELRYMQQQELLQELSEVLYAQGRELEGLRVEVALMKKKLEGEPGLVDAQRQEKPPHY